DNA from Verrucomicrobiia bacterium:
GGTATTCGTAACGGCTGACCAGCGTGACGTTGCGCCACGGCCGGAGCGTCAACCGCACGTTGCCGTCATACGTCTCGAAGTTCTGCATCACGAGATACGCGGGGTAGCGGTTGGCGGAATCGTTGGCCGTGCTGTCCACCGGATGGTCGTAATCGTAGGCGTTTCGCTTGTAATAACCGCCCACGTCGAGCGATGTGCGCGGCGCCAGATACCAGCGGACGCCGGCCGAGTATTTCTGGAAGAACCGGCTGTCCTCCGATTGCCGGTTCACCGGCGCGATTTGTTCGAGGCCGCCGTTCTCGTTCAAATTGCCGTCGCCCTGCGTCCATTCGCCGCGCGCATACAGCACCCAGTTCGTGATGCCGGAGTAGTTGACGTCGAGCCGTTCGGTCACGTCCAGCGTGTCGCCGTCGGACCGGCTGCTGGTGAACACCGGCGCACTCGTGCCGGACGTGCGAAAGGCGCCGGAATCCGCGTTCCAATCCTCCTTCTGCACGCGCAGGGATGGCGTGATGGTGAGATCCTTCGCGGGCAGCGTCATCAGGTTCAGGTTCATCACGTAGTCGTTCACCTCGCCGCCGCCGCTGAGGTCGTAGTAACCCAGTCCGTTGGCCACGCTCGGCGCGTAGCTGACATCGAAGTCGTTGCCGTAAACGCGGCTGCCGGAGTAATCGCTGTTCATCGTGCTGAACAGAAAACCCGACGAAAGAAAGATCTTCTGCTTGAACCACGTCTCGCTGAACGCATGCACGCTGAAGAAGTCGTAGGACGTGCCTTCGCGATCGGTGAGATACGCCTGGGTGGGTTCGCCCGGGAACTGCACCATCTTGCGCGCGTCGTCCAGCGTGCCGGTTTCGTAACGCAGGCCCAGGCCAAGGGTGGTGGACTTGATGTGGTGCTTCGCGTCCAGCTCGAAAATGTCCACCGTCTCGTCGAGGTCGTAGAAGCCGGGATTCAACGCGCGCGTGAAGGCGTTGAAGTTCGGATGTGACTGGCCCCAGCTCGTGGAACTCTTGTCGCCGTCGCGGAAGCGGTGCGTGTATTTGAACGTCACCTGCGGCACGTTCTCCAGCCGCAGCCCGGCTTCGAGCGAAAACTCGCCGCGATCCAGCCCCAGCGCCTCGTCGGAGCCGGGCAATGGATACCAGAGGTCGTCCGGCCGGTAATATCCCCCGTTGCCATCATACCACGTGCGGAACTCCGTGTAGTTGAACCGCAGGTAACCCAGCTTTTCGCGCCGCAATTCCAGGCCGAGCTTGTAATCGTGCTGATCGAACAACGCGCGCCCGTCGAGCGTGAGTGTGGTGCGCTTGTCCACGTTCGCCTGGTAATGCAGGTCTTCGAGCCCGCCGAAGGCGCCGGCGCCGTGCCGCAGCCGTTCCTCCGCCTGCGCCTGGCTGCCTTTTGTGAACAAGCCGCCGGCGGAAAATTCCACCCAGTTGTTGTAGGTGTCCTTGCCGCCCTCGAACATCTCCTCGGGCGTCGGCGGCTTTTCGGCCTTCGGTTCGTCGGCCGCCCGCGCCGCCACGACGCCCGCCGCGAGCGCGGTGCCGATCACGCAATGGCCCAGCCAGGCCGCCCGGCGGGGAAGTTTTTTCCGTCTGGATCGCGATGTGGTTTTCATCTGCTTGCCCGTTGCGTCGTTAGAACCGGAGCGAGGAGTTCACCCGGGAGCCGTGGACGGCCTCGTGACAGCCCGCGGTCCAGCACGTGCCCTGTTGCAAACGCACCGTGTGGTCGGAACCGCCAATCAAAACCCGGCCGCTCTGCACCTGTTGGAAATGGCACTTCAGGCACAGCGTCGAGTTCCGCTCCGTCAACAGCTTGGCGTTCACGCTGCCATGCGGAATGTGGCACGTCGTGCAGCCCTCGCGGGTGGCTTCGTGTTCAAACACAAACGGACCGCGCTGCGCCGGATGGCATTGCAGGCAGTTTTCCTCGGAGGCCAGCAGGGCCGTGCTGCCGCCCACGTGCGCCGAGCCCTTGTGCGGCGGATGGCATTGCGTGCAGGACATGCGGCCCTCGGGCACGGGGTGATGACTCGGCAGGTTGAACTGGCCGCGCACGTCGGCGTGGCATTGGTAGCATACCGTCTCCGTGGCCCGGGCCTTGGTCAGCATGGGCTGGGCGCCCAGCCCTGCGGAACGCGGACGCCCGGAGGTGAAACTGAACGGCGGCTTCACTTCGCCGCCCGAATCCGAATGCAGGCTGGCCGGGCCGTGGCAGGATTCGCAGCCGACGTCCAGCGCGTTTTTGCCCTCGGCAATCAGCCGGTGGTGATCCGCCGTCTTGAAGTCGCGATAAATGTCGTCGTGGCACTGCTCGCATTCCTTCGAGCCGATGTATTTTGCGCCGGGCACTTCGGGCAGCACGACCGCCGCACGGTTGACCGTCCGGCACGAAATGGCCGCCACCACCAGCACCAGGGCGCCGGCGGCGAGCAGCAGCCCGCGCCGCCGCGGCGTGATCCCGGATTTGAAGGGATTAAAGTTGCGCTTGCTCATGTCGTTTGCGGTTGGGGGTTACGTCGTGAATCCGCTGCGTCATTGCTTCAACTCGGCCTGCACCCAGTTCATCGCGGCATCGAGGAGGGTGATCGAATACGGCCCATTGTGAACACCGAAGCTGCCGTCGTGGTAGACGAGATAAAGATTGTAGCGCGCCTTCTGGATGTTGGCGGGAATCAGCTTTTGTTCGGTGCTGGTCGGTCCCGCCGGGCCGGCGGACAAGCCGCCCGGCGTCGAATATTCCCAGGCGAGCGCGCCATACTTCGACTGCAAGGCGGCGGGCGCCTTTGTCAGCGCCCACTGATCCAGCGCCGCCTTCACGTCCTGAATGCGGGTGCCGATGGTGGTCATCGTAAATTGCGCCAGCAATTCAGGGAACGGATGGCACTGCGCGCAGGCGTCATACGAATTCACCTGGAACGAATGGCCCGTCACCGCCGCGACCGTCTCCCCCTCGGCGGGGCGGGTTTGCATGTGGCAGCCGACGCATTGGTTGGTGATCAACAGCGCGTGCGCCGCCGGAAAGGCGTTGGTCGAGCCATCGGTCCGTTCGCCCACCGTGCCCAAGAGCATGTTGTATTGCGGCGAGTGATGCGGCGGCCGGCTGGAACTGCTCCACGTGGCGCCGCGATGGTTGTGGCATTGGGCACACACGTTGATGTTTGGGTTGTATTTGTTCGTGAAGACGTCCGACGTCGCCAGGAAGTAATCATTCGTCGAGGCGACGGGATAACGCAGCTGCGCCGGATTCGCGTTCGTTTGATGCGGGTCGTGACAGACCACGCACGTCAGGCCCACATTCGCGTCGTTGGTGACGGTCAGCGGGTTTTCTCCCTTGATCAAGGCCAGCCGCGCCGACCCCGAGTGACACCGGCCGCAAGTGTTGACGCGGCCGGGATCGCTCATGTCCTCGACCACCTGGAAGTGTCCGCTCGTGCTCCATTCGTCGAACGTCGGATGATGCGCGCCCGTATGGCAGCCGCCGCACACCTGCGCCGCCAGTTCCACGCGCGGCCGGAAGGCGAGGTCGTCCGGATTCGCGGCGTGATTGCCGGCCGGGCCATGACAGTTTTCACATTGCACGCCGGCCAGGTAAGGCGTTGCAGTTTGATTCTGGTATCCGCTCGGCAGGCCGTAACCGACCGTGTGGCACACGAGGCAGCTGGGATTTTGATCCTGGCGCACGGCCTGCAGCGTCTCCAGCGCGTGCGCGTGCCGGGTGTTCATTTCCGAATCGTGAATGTTCCCGTGGCACTCCGCGCAGGCGGCGGCCCCGGCGTATTGCGGCGCCGGACCCGACACGCGGAATAATGCGCTGTTGGTCAGGTTCGCAATGGTGACCATCCGGTTGAGATTCGCCGCGCCGACCTGCAGCCAGGCGGAACTCTGCAACGCCGGCTTTTGGTAAACCTTGTAGTAACCCGAAGGCCCATCCCAGGTAAGCGTGACGCCGTTGGTGTCCTTGGTGATGCCGGTCATCACCGGCAGACCGGGCATGCCGCCGGGCTGGGTGATGCTCAAATGCTGCGCCTCTTGAGCAAACGCAGTCAGTGCCACGCCGCCCATCGCCACCGCCAAGGCAACGGCGCCTGCCGCGTTGACCCATCTGGCCTTGATGCCGTTCATAAGTTGCAAGCCGGTCATCCTGCAATGGTTGTCGTCCGGGCGCGGGGGAGAACGATGACCCAGCCAGCCCCCGCCGCCCACACCGGTCCGAAAGTCGAATCGGTTGCCCCAGTGCGCCTTCAGACTAATCGGCCGGCCAGAATTGACTTCACGGATATTGGCGGATGCTCTCCCTGCGTTGGCTATGACTGAACAAAATCCCCGCATTGAAGGCCGTCAAGCAGTTTGATGAACCACCCGGCGGCAGGCACACGCAAAGGGGGGATGCGCCCCGCAGACAAACAGGGACGTCTTTGGCTCGAATGAGGCGTGCGTGATAACGCGCGGCGCGGTGTAAGCAGAATTGAAGGCGGTCAATGACCGCAAAACAAAACCCACAAAGAAAGAGGATAACATGAAAGCCATGAATTCAATTCCGCGTTATGTGCTGTTGACGTTTGCGGTGGCGGCCCTGACCGCCGCCCCGTCCGTGCTGGCCCAGCCCAAGGGGGCCGAGCTGCTCATCACCCGCAAGGCGCCGGTGAGTGAAGCCAACAGCGCACCCAAGGCCTGCCCCAAATGCCAGGACAAGGCCATGCGCATGACTGCGCCCCAGTTCAAGGGCGCCGGCACCGCACCCGCGCAAAAGGTGATGGTCCATCAATGCCCGACCTGCGCAAACCAAAGCGTGACCCAGGGACACGGCAAACTGGCGGTTACGGCAGTGAAGCATACCTGCACGGCGAGTGATTGCACGTGCTGCGGCACGTCCTCGTAAGACGGCCGCCTTGCCATGGAGCGGACGGCGAATCGGCTGTCCGCTCCAGTTTGTTTGAATCAGGGGCAACTGTGCGGCTCGCCTCCGGTTCCTCAACTGGAAAGCCTGCTCCGGCGGCGGGGGCATTTTTGAGAGCATCCCGTGTTCGGCCTTCTTGGGCTTGTCCCGATCGCGATTCAAAAACAGGCTTCCGTCACTGTCTTGGTTTCTTACGAGGTGCGCCCGGATTCGTCCCTTTCAACTAGACCTTCATGTCTGCGGTCTGTGAGAAGCACAATGATGGCGGCTATGGCACCAAGGGCGGCAGCTATCTTTTCTATGCCATGCGTAAACCCGAGCAACACGAGTGGCACAGTAACAAGGATCCCGATTACCAACCCAAGCTGCTGCCATAACTTTTTCGGACTCGAACCACGCCGGTAGGTGGCGCAACTGCAAACCAACGATACCAAAGCATACGTGCCCAAGAGCCACCAAATCACAAACACAATGTTTCCAGGGTGGCCTCCCATAAATACCGCCGGCAACGCGAACAGCAATACTCCAAGGCTCAGCAAAGCGTGCAACACAATCATTGGCAGGCAGCCAAATACGAGCAACAAAACCCGGCATAGCTTGATTCCGGCATCCATATGCGAGCTGCTAGTTAGCATGGCTTTTGCTGAGAACGAAAAGGGCCAGCTCTCCGGCGTAAACGGGAGTTGCGCCGAATGAGCGCCGCCGAGCCACCAGTTGTGGGGCTCACGCCCCGGACAACCCAGGAACGAAGCGCAAATGCCATGCAGGCCTATCTAATCCGGCAGACCCCGGCCGTCCCGCGCCAAGCGCCGGGCCCGGCCCATCCCGCTCCCCATCAACGCAACCGCCCGTTTAACTCATGCGCCCCCACGGAAGACGGGCAGCCTTTCATCGTTCACCTGACAAACGACTCGGTGAGGAGTGCTGCCGCTTCGCCTCCTCACGCAGGCCACTGGCAACTCTGGCAATGCGCGAATACGCTGCTAAAAAAAGGAAAACCGCGGTGGCCGCAAAGAAAGCCCAAAGGGGCACTTCGTAAGAAGGGTAGCACAGGAGCAGCAACCCACCGATGAAGGCAAAGATTGCAAAGCCCAACAGAATGGCCTGTCGAAACCGCCGCATCTCCGTTGCCAGTTCACGGATTGCTGCCGGCGTGTCTTGATTCTCGTTATTCATGGCGTGAGGGGATGCCACCTGAACAGCAAGGCTTTCACTGAAAGCTCCCGCCGTGTCTGCGCCCCGGCCCGGTTCATTGCGGGTGTTCGTAGCAGAACAGAATCAGCCGGAACTCGTTGGCGGCCGCGTCCGCCGTGTAAACCCGGACCACTCCCTTGTGGTGGTTGTCAGTGTAATGAAAGGCAAAGTCCCGGAGGGCGGTGGCCGCCACGGTCTCGGAACCGTAGAGGGTTTCGCCGGACGCCAGAATCAACCGCTGCATCTCCGCCCGCAGACCCTCCAGCAATTGTTCGCGGGTTCCCGAAGTCATCGTCACCGCGTATTGCGCATGGACCTCGTGGCTGCGCCGGTCATTCCCGCCGCCGCCGGCCAGTTCGGTGATCCGGACCCCTTGCGCGCCACCGACCCGCTCCACCAGGGATTTGGCCAGCAACGTGTCCGGCAGTCCGGAACTGGTGTAGGCGCTCCGGTCACAGGCCGTCAGCAGGATGGCGGCGAGCAAAATTCCGAGTCCGGCGAAGGTGGGTTTCATGACGGGTGCAGTAATGCCGGAGCCGCATCC
Protein-coding regions in this window:
- a CDS encoding cytochrome c3 family protein; this translates as MSKRNFNPFKSGITPRRRGLLLAAGALVLVVAAISCRTVNRAAVVLPEVPGAKYIGSKECEQCHDDIYRDFKTADHHRLIAEGKNALDVGCESCHGPASLHSDSGGEVKPPFSFTSGRPRSAGLGAQPMLTKARATETVCYQCHADVRGQFNLPSHHPVPEGRMSCTQCHPPHKGSAHVGGSTALLASEENCLQCHPAQRGPFVFEHEATREGCTTCHIPHGSVNAKLLTERNSTLCLKCHFQQVQSGRVLIGGSDHTVRLQQGTCWTAGCHEAVHGSRVNSSLRF
- a CDS encoding multiheme c-type cytochrome, with protein sequence MNGIKARWVNAAGAVALAVAMGGVALTAFAQEAQHLSITQPGGMPGLPVMTGITKDTNGVTLTWDGPSGYYKVYQKPALQSSAWLQVGAANLNRMVTIANLTNSALFRVSGPAPQYAGAAACAECHGNIHDSEMNTRHAHALETLQAVRQDQNPSCLVCHTVGYGLPSGYQNQTATPYLAGVQCENCHGPAGNHAANPDDLAFRPRVELAAQVCGGCHTGAHHPTFDEWSTSGHFQVVEDMSDPGRVNTCGRCHSGSARLALIKGENPLTVTNDANVGLTCVVCHDPHQTNANPAQLRYPVASTNDYFLATSDVFTNKYNPNINVCAQCHNHRGATWSSSSRPPHHSPQYNMLLGTVGERTDGSTNAFPAAHALLITNQCVGCHMQTRPAEGETVAAVTGHSFQVNSYDACAQCHPFPELLAQFTMTTIGTRIQDVKAALDQWALTKAPAALQSKYGALAWEYSTPGGLSAGPAGPTSTEQKLIPANIQKARYNLYLVYHDGSFGVHNGPYSITLLDAAMNWVQAELKQ